In Pyrus communis chromosome 1, drPyrComm1.1, whole genome shotgun sequence, the following are encoded in one genomic region:
- the LOC137733878 gene encoding TMV resistance protein N-like — MMMNPFGSTVAMSMGGTCIPFPTSTPQWKYDVFWSFRGDDARKGFTASCTYPHHSSPPWKPEVFLRFRGDYTRKRFRVSCAFFSPSTPQWKYDVFLSFRGEDSRKGFTDHLYTALESHGIITFRDDPKLQKGKSISPGLVTAIEESRFALIVLSESYASSSWCLDELLHILKCMEAREAVLPIFYNVDPSNVRKQTGCFAEAFNKHEKDRVDEKKVRSWKYALAKVANFSGWDSKDWSEAKLVKDIVQVVWKKLRPTLLCHVSDFVAIDSRSKPIIHLCLDATVNDGCFIGIWGMGGIGKTTIARVVYERISHEFEFQIFLTDVRSNVEKGGLPHLQKQLLCKIGMEKIDIWEVHEGAAMIRRFLRGKKVLLVLDDVNHLHQLEYLAGNQEWFGLGSRVLITTRDEHLLFKHGVERRFEVEGLNNDDSLQLFSWNAFKKDCPEPSFVHLSNRVANYAKGLPLALKVLGSFLHGRDLTAWKSLLDKLGKICNSEVFETLKISYDGLDDNEKKIFLDIACFFSGEAKDQVREVLEASGFNAHIGIDVLVEKSLLTVNSVGELSMHDLLQEMGHEIVRRESPDDPGKRSRLWRRDDINHVLSENTGTETIECIIMDPDEQGAVQVNAKSFSMMKKLRYLKLYDTTLSNGLEYLPNSLRFLIWHNFPLKTLPSSFCPEHLVELRMIFSRLEHLWKGIKHSYNLKTLELSNSPNLVETPDFRGMPNLERLILEFCNLYEVDQSVGTLERLKVMNLSGCQNLARLPRSVSGLKSLEDLDVSFCLRLEKLPEGLGHVESLERLDVRETAITEPPSSIGLLRNMKELYFGRYQKRSPSRAHLRLPSLSGLQSLTHLSLSNCNLLEGGIPNDIGCLSSLRYLDLSENPLSSLPVSIFQLSKLEYLGVSSCDSLQTLIPELPSTISCVEAYNCDALESARIDVIKLFANCFKRVEVQVCTSTHRPGLGCLFVVPGSEIPECFNHRSVGLSISVKLHPGWSTDQKLKGFAVCGIFGRMHRYLNVLKLSINGKACLMAQQRTDLLRRDHLLFFFLPRHEFFTGNEWQNISELEFSLEHKHKPIREEMISGIGMCLLYEEDVEAVI; from the exons ATGATGATGAATCCTTTCGGGAGTACTGTGGCGATGAGCATGGGAGGAACCTGTATACCTTTTCCTACTTCAACTCCACAATGGAAATATGATGTCTTCTGGAGTTTTAGAGGTGATGACGCCCGCAAGGGTTTCACTGCTTCCTGCACATATCCCCACCATTCAAGTCCTCCATGGAAACCTGAAGTCTTTTTAAGATTTAGAGGTGATTACACTCGGAAGCGTTTCAGAGTTTCCTGTGCATTTTTCTCCCCTTCAACTCCTCAATGGAAATATGATgtatttttgagttttagagGTGAAGACTCTAGAAAGGGATTCACAGACCACTTATACACTGCACTGGAAAGTCATGGAATAATAACTTTTAGGGATGACCCTAAACTTCAAAAAGGGAAATCTATTTCTCCCGGACTTGTTACTGCAATTGAAGAATCAAGATTTGCACTCATTGTTCTCTCGGAAAGTTATGCATCGTCATCTTGGTGCTTGGACGAACTTTTACATATTCTTAAATGCATGGAAGCAAGAGAAGCAGTGCTACCAattttttataatgttgatCCCTCTAATGTAAGAAAGCAAACAGGATGTTTTGCAGAAGCCTTCAATAAACATGAAAAAGACAGGGTAGACGAAAAGAAGGTGCGGAGTTGGAAATATGCTTTAGCGAAAGTGGCAAATTTCTCTGGGTGGGATTCAAAGGACTG GTCTGAAGCAAAGCTTGTCAAAGATATTGTTCAAGTGGTATGGAAAAAGTTGCGCCCAACATTATTATGTCATGTGAGCGACTTTGTTGCAATCGATTCAAGGTCGAAACCAATTATTCATTTGTGTTTAGATGCAACGGTGAATGATGGTTGCTTTATTGGGATATGGGGGATGGGCGGTATTGGTAAGACAACTATTGCAAGAGTTGTGTACGAGAGAATCTCTCATGAGTTTGAGTTCCAAATATTTCTAACTGATGTTAGAAGTAATGTCGAAAAAGGTGGCCTACCTCACCTGCAAAAGCAACTTCTTTGTAAAATCGGGATGGAAAAGATTGACATATGGGAGGTTCATGAAGGAGCAGCAATGATACGCAGGTTTCTACGTGGCAAAAAGGTTCTTTTAGTTCTTGATGATGTGAACCATTTGCATCAATTAGAATATTTGGCTGGAAATCAAGAGTGGTTTGGATTGGGGAGCAGAGTTCTCATTACAACAAGAGATGAGCATTTGTTATTTAAACACGGAGTGGAGAGACGGTTTGAGGTTGAAGGACTCAATAACGATGACTCTCTTCAACTTTTTAGCTGGAATGCCTTTAAGAAAGATTGCCCTGAACCAAGTTTTGTTCATTTGTCAAATCGTGTGGCCAATTATGCCAAGGGTCTTCCACTAGCTCTTAAAGTCTTGGGATCTTTTCTGCACGGAAGAGATTTAACAGCATGGAAAAGTTTGTTGGATAAACTAGGCAAAATTTGCAATTCAGAAGTTTTTGAGACACTTAAAATAAGTTACGACGGTTTAGATGACAATGAGAAGAAAATTTTTCTAGACATCGCATGTTTCTTTAGTGGAGAGGCGAAAGATCAAGTAAGAGAGGTACTTGAAGCTAGCGGTTTTAATGCACATATTGGAATAGATGTCCTTGTTGAGAAATCTCTCTTAACTGTTAATTCAGTTGGTGAGCTATCGATGCATGATTTACTCCAAGAAATGGGTCACGAAATTGTTCGTCGAGAATCTCCTGATGATCCAGGCAAGCGTAGCAGGTTGTGGCGTAGAGATGACATCAATCATGTCCTGAGCGAAAATACT GGAACAGAAACAATTGAATGTATAATCATGGACCCAGATGAGCAAGGAGCAGTCCAAGTGAATGCTAAATCCTTTTCGATGATGAAAAAACTGAGATACCTCAAGCTATATGATACGACCCTCTCTAACGGGCTTGAATATCTTCCCAATAGTTTGCGGTTTCTTATATGGCACAACTTTCCTCTAAAAACTTTGCCATCATCTTTCTGTCCAGAGCATCTAGTGGAACTTCGCATGATCTTTAGTCGCCTTGAACATCTTTGGAAGGGAATAAAG CATTCATACAATTTGAAAACCCTTGAACTTTCTAACTCTCCAAATCTTGTGGAAACCCCCGACTTCAGAGGTATGCCAAATCTTGAGCGTCTGATTCTTGAATTTTGCAACCTGTATGAAGTTGACCAATCCGTGGGGACGCTTGAAAGACTTAAGGTTATGAACTTGAGTGGTTGCCAAAACCTTGCGCGTCTTCCAAGAAGTGTATCTGGCTTAAAGTCTCTGGAAGATCTTGATGTTTCTTTTTGCTTGAGGCTTGAAAAGTTGCCAGAAGGCTTGGGCCATGTTGAGAGTTTGGAACGGCTTGATGTGCGTGAAACTGCTATAACTGAACCACCTTCTTCCATTGGTCTTTTGAGAAACATGAAGGAATTATATTTCGGCAGATATCAAAAAAGAAGTCCAAGTCGCGCACATTTGCGGTTGCCTTCTTTATCTGGTTTGCAATCTTTAACGCACTTGAGTCTAAGTAACTGCAATCTTTTGGAAGGAGGAATTCCAAATGATATCGGCTGCCTCTCCTCATTAAGGTATTTGGATCTAAGTGAAAATCCTCTTTCAAGCTTACCCGTGAGTATTTTTCAACTTTCCAAACTTGAATACCTTGGTGTGTCTAGTTGCGACAGTCTTCAAACATTAATCCCAGAGCTTCCTTCTACAATATCCTGTGTTGAAGCTTACAATTGCGACGCACTGGAATCAGCTCGTATAGACGTGATTAAACTTTTTGCTAACTGTTTCAAGCGGGTGGAGGTGCAAGTTTGCACAAGTACGCATCGTCCTGGTTTAggatgcttgtttgtagttccTGGAAGTGAAATTCCAGAGTGTTTCAACCACAGAAGTGTGGGATTGTCAATCAGCGTCAAGCTACATCCAGGGTGGTCTACTGATCAGAAGTTAAAGGGATTTGCGGTGTGTGGGATCTTCGGGAGGATGCATCGTTATTTAAATGTCCTCAAACTCAGCATCAATGGAAAAGCATGTTTAATGGCCCAGCAGAGAACCGATCTTTTAAGGAGAGACCACCTtttgttcttcttccttccaCGACATGAATTCTTTACTGGCAATGAGTGGCAGAATATCAGCGAGCTTGAATTTTCATTAGAGCATAAGCACAAACCAATACGGGAAGAGATGATATCTGGGATTGGGATGTGTTTATTGTATGAGGAAGATGTAGAAGCGGTTATTTGA
- the LOC137719358 gene encoding uncharacterized protein has protein sequence MDLPQEIDDYIKESIDHSLGLPVSTHTLELKLRCSEEAKRRLQNQYSLLLSKLKEKEQVLERYKAEASMNAQALRKFVEENQRLASECAHLVTQCNKWERECSLYDHDREALMDFGNEADQRAKEAEIRVQELEDEVRELRDELGFYKHKLEMHLVESSAEDTTIEEKLLDSVLATLINKDEATLINKDEAVSARAFLEANKGNESCGRLLKMWKCLKPSSQKVLSLVAEVKTLEKDKEHLRINLRTAEEEVKLLFEENKVLDVENKRLLRLYQKERNHSASGGKHIDSASAKSNKRKSSSKISSPIQGKIDFSEQEPARQPLSPLRCNSPNSRTYKK, from the exons atggaTCTTCCGCAGGAAATCGACGACTATATCAAGGAATCGATCGACCACTCCTTGGGCCTCCCTGTGTCGACGCACACCCTCGAATTGAAGCTTCGATGCTCCGAAGAAGCGAAACGGCGGCTTCAGAATCAGTATTCACTACTCCTCTCGAAACTGAAGGAGAAAGAGCAAGTCCTGGAGCGCTATAAG GCCGAAGCGAGTATGAATGCACAAGCTTTGAGGAAGTTCGTTGAGGAGAATCAGAGATTGGCGTCAGAATGTGCGCATCTGGTGACTCAGTGCAACAAGTGGGAGAGAGAATGCTCGCTCTACGATCACGACAGAGAGGCTTTGATGGATTTTGGGAACGAGGCTGATCAGCGTGCCAAGGAGGCGGAGATTCGTGTTCAGGAGTTGGAGGACGAAGTCAGAGAGTTGAGGGATGAATTGGGGTTCTACAAGCACAAATTGGAGATGCATTTG GTTGAATCATCTGCTGAAGACACAACCATTGAAGAGAAACTACTGGATTCTGTTTTGGCAACATTGATCAATAAAGATGAGGCAACATTGATCAATAAAGATGAAGCTGTGTCTGCACGTGCTTTTCTGGAGGCCAACAAAGGAAATGAGTCATGTGGAAGGTTGCTAAAAATGTGGAAATG CTTGAAGCCGTCATCTCAAAAAGTTCTATCACTAGTTGCTGAGGTAAAGACACTTGAGAAGGATAAGGAACATCTAAGAATCAATCTTCGTACGGCTGAGGAAGAG GTCAAATTGctttttgaagaaaacaaagtCCTAGATGTGGAGAACAAAAGATTACTGAGGCTATACCAGAAGGAAAGAAACCATTCTGCGTCTGGTGGAAAACATATCGACAGTGCATCAGCGAAG TCAAATAAGCGCAAATCAAGCTCTAAGATAAGCAGCCCGATTCAAGGGAAGATTGATTTCAGTGAGCAAGAACCAGCAAGACAGCCCCTATCACCCTTGCGCTGTAACTCCCCTAACTCTAGAACCTATAAGAAGTAG